The following DNA comes from Mycobacteroides immunogenum.
ACACGTCCGCGTGCTGGCTGACCCACGTGATGCCCTCTCGTCCAAACCTCTCGGGCCCACTATCTTCGCTGGTCACAGAGAAAGCAGGGCCCGAACTGAGCAGTAACATAACACCTGACTGACGTGATGTACACATCGTCGTAGATCACGATGAGATTTTCGCCACCCTGTACTGGGCGGTGTCTAAACCATTGACAAATCGCAGGTCGCGATTTCATTGGGCAAGAATGGATATCACATCTGCCACCTTGCTGTTACTACGCCTGGTGGGGTACAGGCCGACATGCCCTGCACCCGTCACCGCGGCGCCACCCCGAATTGGTTACGCGATGTAGCGCGAAATCGACTCCGCCACACAGGCTGGCTTGTCGGCACCTTCGATCTCAACGGTGGTCACGATGGTCACGTCCACTGCGCCCGCTTTCTGCTCGATGTTGGTCACCTCGGCCCGGGCCCGCAGCCTCGATCCCACCTTGACGGGATTGATGAATCGAACCTTGTTGTAGCCGTAATTGATTCCCATGGAGATGTTGTCGACGCGGATCAGCTCGAACTGAAAGTGCGGCAACAGCGACAATGTGAGCAGTCCGTGTGCGATGGTGCCCCCGAACGGACCGTCGGCGGCTCTTTCCGGGTCGACGTGAATCCA
Coding sequences within:
- a CDS encoding MaoC family dehydratase — its product is MSKIFNGIDEITTGEVGTSDWLLIDQERVNTFADATGDHQWIHVDPERAADGPFGGTIAHGLLTLSLLPHFQFELIRVDNISMGINYGYNKVRFINPVKVGSRLRARAEVTNIEQKAGAVDVTIVTTVEIEGADKPACVAESISRYIA